A single Carassius carassius chromosome 3, fCarCar2.1, whole genome shotgun sequence DNA region contains:
- the fastkd3 gene encoding FAST kinase domain-containing protein 3, mitochondrial — MVAIFMMARTLALRLRFLSHLDDKILSSLKTCAGKRLSYTGLRTSTVCFPTCSSLSPRGVCTTERDPMFLVAGSVHPYQKLFPSGSGLSLLHHLTSDEDHTFMKRLASCTSSQQVLRLLRSYPLLSGAAAASILHRLADLEQDSACGLWKPQILLSDAGLNKLCQTLEHDSAKLQDEVLVRALLGCTRLYLDPQSRLVLRLVFECQKRLNLEQLSVEALCGLSRALFALEGPNSGMIKQAMSHLQNKDTAQWNTAELVAVYSMLATGLGEDGCYLELLNEMNARALQLVQQMGPVAISEILGALFKLRHKEALPLVIALCKQAVHHVQNFADPELIVVLSALMHYGHSDHFLVEALERHVPKIAFTAHAETVTKVMQFFRRWRILSPPVFNAVAESFVYRAEEYSTWQVSQQIAALGVLGYLPPDAGRLFRKVESVLHARFSQFQPRALLDLLYACTLLQRYPLNFVSKVFSPYFMQQLQGEEGSGIDHRVLAQLTQLYMTVKLECPFYDGPRLSPKFQVKSFLASGQSLETPVELHFYNAVKSALVDLLGAQSYFASRVLTPYCYTLDIEIKLDEEGYVLPASHTDEVHKRIALCIDGSKRFAANAEKLLGKEAIKQRHLRILGYEVVQISYYEFEKLKDKKEVVEYLHKKIFPHSYRLSW, encoded by the exons ATGGTGGCAATTTTTATGATGGCCAGAACACTGGCACTGAGGCTGCGTTTCCTGAGTCATTTGGATGACAAGATCCTTTCATCACTGAAAACATGCGCTGGTAAGCGGCTGTCTTATACGGGTCTCCGAACCTCTACTGTCTGCTTTCCCACATGTTCCAGCCTCAGTCCAAGGGGTGTATGCACCACAGAACGAGACCCAATGTTCCTTGTTGCTGGATCTGTTCACCCTTACCAGAAGCTCTTCCCCAGTGGAAGTGGTTTGTCTTTGTTGCACCACCTGACTTCTGATGAGGACCATACATTTATGAAACGACTCGCCTCCTGTACTTCATCTCAGCAAGTTCTTCGTCTCTTGCGATCTTACCCTCTCCTCTCAGGTGCAGCAGCAGCATCTATACTTCACCGACTGGCAGACTTGGAGCAGGACTCCGCATGTGGGCTTTGGAAACCACAGATACTGCTATCAGATGCAGGCCTTAATAAACTTTGCCAAACACTGGAGCATGATTCAGCCAAATTACAGGATGAGGTATTGGTTAGAGCTCTCCTTGGCTGTACACGTCTCTACCTTGACCCTCAGAGCCGCCTAGTGCTAAGGCTGGTGTTTGAATGTCAAAAGAGACTGAATTTGGAACAGCTCAGTGTTGAAGCACTATGTGGGTTATCAAGGGCTTTATTTGCATTGGAAGGCCCTAACAGTGGCATGATAAAACAGGCTATGAGTCACCTCCAAAATAAAGATACAGCTCAATGGAATACGGCAGAGCTAGTTGCGGTTTACTCTATGCTAGCAACTGGTTTGGGTGAAGATGGATGCTATCTGGAGCTTCTAAATGAAATGAATGCTCGGGCACTTCAGTTGGTGCAACAAATGGGCCCAGTGGCGATTAGCGAAATTCTAGGTGCTTTATTCAAATTAAGACATAAGGAAGCATTACCACTTGTAATTGCACTTTGCAAGCAAGCTGTCCATCATGTTCAAAACTTTGCAGATCCCGAACTGATTGTGGTGTTGTCAGCACTTATGCACTATGGACACAGTGACCACTTTCTTGTGGAAGCTCTTGAGCGCCATGTGCCCAAGATTGCCTTTACTGCTCATGCAGAAACCGTAACCAAGGTGATGCAGTTTTTCCGTCGATGGCGCATTCTTTCTCCACCTGTTTTTAATGCTGTGGCTGAGAGTTTTGTGTATCGTGCAGAGGAGTACTCAACGTGGCAGGTATCACAACAGATAGCTGCACTGGGAGTTTTGGGATACCTGCCACCTGATGCTGGGAGATTGTTCAGAAAGGTGGAGTCTGTTTTGCATGCCCGGTTTTCCCAATTTCAGCCCAGAGCCCTGCTAGACCTACTGTATGCCTGTACCCTTCTACAGAGATACCCACTTAACTTTGTCTCAAAAGTCTTCAGCCCTTACTTCATGCAACAGCTACAGG GGGAGGAGGGCAGTGGGATAGATCACAGAGTGCTTGCACAGTTGACCCAACTTTACATGACTGTAAAGCTCGAGTGTCCATTTTATGAT GGACCACGACTTTCGCCGAAGTTTCAAGTAAAGTCATTTTTGGCTTCTGGACAGTCTTTGGAGACACCGGTGGAACTTCATTTCTATAATGCTGTGAAGTCCGCCTTAGTAGATCTGCTGGGAGCTCAATCTTACTTTGCTTCCAGAGTACTTACACCATATTGTTATACGTTAG ACATTGAGATAAAACTAGATGAAGAAGGGTACGTCTTGCCTGCTTCGCATACAGATGAAGTCCATAAAAG AATTGCTCTCTGTATTGATGGATCAAAGCGCTTTGCAGCAAATGCAGAGAAACTACTAGGCAAGGAAGCCATCAAGCAGCGTCACCTGAGGATTCTGGGATATGAAGTTGTTCAG ATTTCATACTATGAATTTGAGAAACTCAAGGATAAAAAAGAGGTTGTGGAATATCTGCACAAGAAGATTTTTCCTCACAGCTACAGACTCAGCTGGTGA